In Campylobacter concisus, a single genomic region encodes these proteins:
- the recR gene encoding recombination mediator RecR: MKRGLEKFNELTESFAKLPGVGKKSAARFAYFVCMQDSFAGLRLAQNIEDAVRFIKRCERCGGLSENEICDICSDESRDSEVILLVESPKDILVFEQNGIYNGLYFVLDEIDDDAIERLRSAITQNGSKEVVFAFTPGLNSDALMLYVEDKLGMSEISFSKIAQGVPTGVNLENVDMLSLLKAYESRTKA, encoded by the coding sequence ATGAAAAGGGGCTTAGAGAAATTTAACGAACTAACTGAGTCTTTTGCCAAGCTGCCAGGTGTCGGTAAAAAATCAGCCGCAAGGTTTGCCTATTTTGTCTGCATGCAAGATAGCTTTGCAGGGCTAAGGCTCGCTCAAAATATCGAAGATGCGGTGAGGTTTATCAAACGTTGTGAGCGTTGCGGTGGGCTAAGTGAAAATGAAATTTGTGACATTTGCAGCGACGAGAGCAGGGACAGTGAGGTCATTTTGCTGGTTGAGAGCCCAAAAGATATCTTGGTTTTTGAGCAAAATGGCATTTATAACGGCCTTTACTTCGTGCTTGACGAGATCGATGATGACGCCATAGAGAGGCTGCGAAGTGCTATCACGCAAAATGGCTCAAAAGAGGTTGTTTTTGCCTTTACGCCGGGGTTAAATTCAGACGCGCTCATGCTTTACGTCGAGGACAAGCTAGGGATGAGTGAAATTTCATTTAGCAAGATCGCCCAGGGCGTGCCAACTGGTGTAAATTTAGAAAACGTCGACATGCTTTCACTTTTAAAAGCCTACGAAAGCCGTACAAAAGCCTAA
- the trpD gene encoding anthranilate phosphoribosyltransferase, translating into MILLIDNYDSFVFNVEQYVKELTDEEVKCVRNDKITLDEIKKLNPSKIILSPGPKHPKDSGVCLEILQADLGVPVLGICLGHQAIGLSFGAKIKRLDDPLHGKTSFIDVKNKEPLFYGLPERFEVMRYHSLYVDELPASLSADAVSDDGVVMALSVKDKPIFGIQFHPESYFTQYGKKIVENFVNYKAKDEVKEPKIRSLKPYLIKLQESIPLDDSDFEQICEIIASKEYEIVQLSALLVLISEKSLYPKSLAALAKNILKYSQTYRDDTPMIDLCGTGGDGFKTINISTTVAFILASLGVKVAKHGNKAVSSKSGSSDVLEILGVKSEKSLAKQCENLASKNLAFFHAPFFHPLVGEVREVRQRLGIRTVFNVLGPLLNPNLNLTNQLVGVYHKPVLKLYAQTLKILGRKHALVVRGDDGLDEITLCSETSVVELKNGEIFEYSITPEQFGFKRALHSDIEGGTSEENAKTLIRTLKGEEQGAKFDIVVFNAMFALYAADGATSLDEAKNMVLEVIKSGRAYKFYEEFIKAQA; encoded by the coding sequence TTGATTTTACTCATAGATAATTACGATAGTTTTGTTTTTAATGTCGAGCAATATGTTAAAGAGCTTACCGATGAAGAGGTTAAATGTGTTAGAAATGACAAGATCACGCTTGATGAGATCAAAAAACTAAACCCAAGCAAGATAATCTTAAGTCCAGGACCAAAGCATCCGAAAGATAGTGGAGTTTGCTTAGAAATTTTGCAGGCAGACCTTGGTGTGCCAGTACTTGGAATTTGCCTCGGACACCAAGCTATAGGACTTAGTTTTGGTGCAAAGATAAAAAGACTAGATGACCCACTTCATGGAAAAACATCTTTTATTGATGTAAAAAATAAAGAGCCACTTTTTTATGGGTTGCCTGAGCGCTTTGAGGTTATGCGCTACCACTCACTTTATGTTGATGAGCTCCCAGCTAGCTTGAGTGCTGATGCGGTGAGCGATGATGGCGTAGTTATGGCACTTAGCGTAAAAGATAAGCCGATATTTGGTATCCAGTTTCACCCTGAGAGCTACTTTACGCAATACGGTAAAAAGATAGTTGAAAATTTTGTAAATTACAAAGCAAAAGATGAGGTTAAAGAGCCAAAAATTCGCTCACTTAAGCCATATCTTATCAAGCTTCAAGAGAGCATACCGCTTGATGATAGTGACTTTGAGCAAATTTGTGAGATAATAGCCAGTAAAGAGTACGAGATCGTGCAGCTTTCGGCACTTTTGGTGCTTATAAGCGAAAAGAGCCTCTACCCAAAAAGTCTTGCTGCGCTCGCGAAAAATATCCTAAAATACTCGCAAACTTACCGTGATGACACGCCTATGATCGATCTTTGCGGCACTGGAGGCGACGGCTTTAAGACGATAAATATCTCAACAACTGTGGCATTTATCCTTGCAAGCCTTGGCGTAAAGGTCGCAAAACACGGCAATAAAGCAGTTTCAAGCAAGTCAGGTAGCTCTGATGTGCTTGAAATTTTAGGCGTAAAAAGTGAAAAATCACTGGCAAAACAGTGTGAAAATTTAGCTAGTAAAAATTTAGCCTTTTTTCATGCGCCATTTTTCCACCCGCTAGTTGGTGAGGTGAGAGAGGTGCGCCAAAGACTTGGCATAAGAACCGTATTTAACGTGCTTGGACCGCTATTAAATCCAAATTTAAACCTTACAAACCAGCTAGTTGGCGTCTATCATAAGCCTGTTCTAAAACTCTATGCCCAGACGCTTAAAATCCTTGGCAGAAAGCACGCTCTAGTCGTTCGCGGAGATGACGGACTAGACGAGATCACTCTTTGCAGTGAAACAAGCGTTGTTGAGCTAAAAAATGGCGAAATTTTTGAGTACAGCATCACGCCAGAGCAGTTTGGCTTTAAAAGAGCGCTTCACAGCGACATCGAGGGCGGCACGTCAGAGGAAAACGCCAAAACCTTGATCCGCACGCTAAAGGGCGAGGAGCAGGGGGCGAAATTTGACATCGTGGTCTTTAACGCGATGTTTGCGCTTTATGCAGCAGACGGCGCAACGAGCCTAGACGAAGCCAAAAATATGGTGCTTGAAGTGATAAAAAGTGGCAGGGCGTATAAATTTTATGAAGAGTTTATAAAGGCGCAAGCGTAA
- a CDS encoding ArsS family sensor histidine kinase, with product MKYSITTKITIIFAIAFSLMCLLFVTFANIQQESALEKLKDRQISAMNYLVALYERGNPPRDLEHYFKNFYLEYVGNKNLATSIATNGTVVFTQHTPLGVVQSVNYKGDLYLLIKNPSFQLLLESNDARHVNDPLWVAFLIVSALLISLYVSVLRSLSPLRRLSKDIRKFASGNMEMAMTARLNENEQDEIGQVAVEFDNAVCKIRELIRSRQLFLRAIMHELKTPIGKGRIVSEMVANETQKMRLINVFERLEMLINEFSKVEQLLSKSYALNYQECHFSLILEQVQDMLMLDKFEERVSCDIRDDVILRVDFQLFSLAIKNLIDNALKYAEDKKAILICDSEFIAVKNLGKKLNHPIDYYKQAFVRGDKVSAGSGMGLGLYIIEQICQMQKFELVYDYEDGYHVFKILLRAKAKRA from the coding sequence ATGAAATATTCCATAACTACGAAGATAACTATTATCTTTGCCATAGCTTTCTCGCTGATGTGCTTGCTCTTTGTAACTTTTGCAAACATTCAGCAAGAAAGCGCTTTAGAAAAACTAAAGGATAGACAAATAAGTGCGATGAACTATCTTGTCGCACTCTATGAACGTGGAAATCCCCCAAGAGATTTAGAACATTATTTTAAAAATTTTTACTTAGAGTATGTTGGAAATAAAAATTTAGCCACTTCAATAGCTACAAATGGAACTGTTGTTTTTACGCAGCACACACCTCTTGGAGTGGTGCAATCAGTTAATTACAAAGGCGATTTGTATTTGCTTATTAAAAACCCATCTTTTCAGCTACTTCTTGAAAGTAATGACGCAAGACACGTAAATGATCCGCTTTGGGTCGCGTTTTTGATAGTTTCAGCCCTTCTAATTTCACTTTATGTTTCTGTTCTTAGAAGTCTTTCACCACTTAGAAGGCTTAGTAAAGATATCAGAAAATTTGCCAGTGGAAATATGGAAATGGCGATGACGGCTAGGCTAAATGAAAATGAGCAAGATGAGATCGGACAAGTCGCTGTTGAGTTTGATAATGCCGTTTGCAAGATAAGAGAGCTCATCCGCTCAAGGCAGCTATTTTTGCGTGCGATCATGCATGAGCTAAAGACTCCGATTGGCAAAGGTAGGATCGTCTCTGAAATGGTTGCAAATGAGACCCAAAAGATGAGGCTCATAAACGTTTTTGAGCGACTTGAGATGCTGATAAATGAATTTAGCAAGGTCGAGCAGCTCCTTTCTAAAAGCTACGCGCTAAACTATCAAGAGTGCCATTTCTCGCTCATTTTAGAGCAGGTGCAGGATATGCTCATGCTTGATAAATTTGAAGAGCGAGTGAGCTGCGACATCAGAGATGACGTCATATTAAGAGTGGATTTTCAGCTTTTTAGTTTGGCGATTAAAAATTTGATAGACAATGCCCTAAAATACGCAGAGGACAAAAAGGCCATCTTGATCTGCGATAGCGAATTTATAGCGGTTAAAAATTTAGGCAAAAAGCTAAATCATCCGATTGACTACTACAAACAAGCCTTTGTTAGAGGCGATAAGGTGAGTGCAGGAAGTGGTATGGGGCTTGGACTTTATATCATCGAGCAAATTTGTCAGATGCAAAAATTTGAACTAGTTTATGACTACGAAGACGGCTATCACGTCTTTAAAATTTTACTTCGTGCAAAGGCAAAACGCGCATGA